One Silene latifolia isolate original U9 population chromosome 4, ASM4854445v1, whole genome shotgun sequence DNA segment encodes these proteins:
- the LOC141651443 gene encoding uncharacterized protein LOC141651443 produces the protein MVLITALESLYPSTPHLLCRWHINRAMEKQALSMEKLMWYKYIIMHSKESGWYRVINASTIDEFRSAWESFSEKWEELVIYVINTWGKYRKKFASCYTNQYLHLGNTATSRVESSHSLLKAWLKSVNLNIDTMWPRIHSMLEAQHLKIRYELEVSRSRPRNGDRVFSLLQGNVSINAIEIMEEEIKRGIKLGNVLEVHCGCVLRDTHGLPCACTLIHLQRTGKRVHLKDVHAYWRTLEYKNVQTIPKTDNDELEELIAEARASDPAKKRVIIEKMRDGLHPEDEEILPPPVRENPKGRPRGSTTRNKSGFEHAKRKAAKVSTPATTFVQHTVGDFDQGPVGAPLEFGYTKGLLSTWTKKYAVPEDVWDFFDGWVDVGNDGHCGYRVVSHAARGRKSDHLVMRDWGIEEIKEYEVYKEFFDDSCALPTGLTRYQETLRRIEFTGSGGCGSHHWMYGEYLFVFASLFNWTICVIAQDEVGESRSCQCSTYLPLRPTAQVSRPYSVLWIVNYHLHWMRLHCRVPSRDAPMPPIDPFWQGSKDPSVAPYADLYKTNIEKWHTLMGTTPKVYGRRRCSTPTDPETARKLNFDNVFKV, from the coding sequence ATGGTTTTGATCACCGCTCTTGAGTCCCTTTATCCGAGCACTCCTCACCTTTTATGTCGTTGGCACATTAACCGTGCTATGGAGAAACAAGCACTCTCAATGGAGAAATTGATGTGGTACAAATATATCATAATGCACAGTAAAGAAAGCGGTTGGTACCGCGTGATCAATGCATCCACCATTGATGAGTTTAGGAGCGCTTGGGAATCTTTTAGTGAAAAGTGGGAAGAGTTGGTGATTTATGTGATCAATACATGGGGTAAATACAGGAAGAAGTTCGCGAGCTGCTATACAAACCAATACTTACATCTTGGAAACACGGCCACTTCCCGGGTAGAGTCCTCTCATTCACTTTTAAAAGCTTGGTTGAAGAGTGTCAACCTAAACATTGACACTATGTGGCCCCGTATTCATTCCATGCTTGAAGCGCAACACTTGAAGATTAGATATGAGCTAGAGGTTTCGAGGAGTAGGCCGCGAAATGGAGATCGTGTATTTTCATTGTTGCAAGGAAATGTGTCTATCAATGCCATTGAGATAATGGAAGAAGAGATTAAGAGAGGGATAAAACTCGGGAATGTGTTGGAAGTCCATTGTGGATGTGTGCTAAGGGATACTCATGGGTTACCTTGTGCTTGTACATTGATCCATTTGCAAAGAACGGGTAAGAGGGTCCATCTTAAAGATGTTCACGCTTATTGGAGGACCTTGGAGTACAAAAATGTCCAAACGATACCCAAGACTGATAATGATGAGTTGGAGGAGCTTATTGCGGAAGCTAGAGCTAGTGACCCAGCTAAGAAACGGGTAATCATTGAGAAAATGCGAGATGGTCTTCACCCGGAAGACGAGGAAATTCTACCACCTCCTGTTAGAGAAAACCCCAAAGGGAGACCGAGGGGTTCTACTACTCGGAACAAGTCGGGATTTGAGCATGCAAAGAGGAAGGCTGCGAAAGTTTCTACTCCTGCGACGACATTTGTTCAACATACGGTGGGTGATTTTGATCAAGGACCGGTTGGTGCGCCGTTGGAGTTCGGCTACACTAAGGGACTTTTGTCAACTTGGACTAAAAAATATGCGGTCCCTGAAGATGTATGGGATTTCTTTGATGGTTGGGTAGATGTCGGTAATGATGGTCATTGTGGTTATCGGGTAGTCTCACATGCTGCGCGGGGTCGGAAAAGTGACCATTTAGTCATGAGAGACTGGGGTATTGAGGAGATTAAGGAATACGAGGTCTACAAGGAATTTTTTGATGATAGTTGTGCGTTGCCTACGGGTTTGACTAGATACCAGGAGACATTGAGACGGATCGAGTTTACCGGCAGTGGAGGATGTGGGAGTCACCATTGGATGTACGGGGAATATTTGTTTGTCTTTGCATCGTTGTTTAACTGGACTATTTGTGTCATCGCCCAGGATGAAGTTGGAGAATCTCGTAGTTGCCAATGTAGTACATACTTACCTCTAAGGCCCACAGCCCAAGTGTCGAGGCCATACAGTGTTTTATGGATCGTAAATTACCATCTCCATTGGATGAGATTGCATTGTCGAGTACCATCGAGAGATGCACCGATGCCACCGATCGATCCTTTCTGGCAAGGGTCAAAAGACCCCTCGGTTGCACCATATGCTGATTTGTACAAGACAAACATCGAGAAATGGCATACGTTGATGGGAACGACACCTAAAGTTTATGGCAGAAGACGGTGTTCCACACCAACTGACCCAGAAACTGCAAGGAAATTAAACTTTGATAATGTATTTAAAGTTTGA